A genomic segment from Deinococcus humi encodes:
- a CDS encoding carbonic anhydrase yields the protein MTDSTVPQATELSTAQLERRILDAIRRGASMADIAALRHHTDIQTPAGAIEALKDGNARFFSGKSGRPELDVNERRAQIMGQTPYAAILACSDSRVPVELVFDVGLGDLFVVRVAGNVVGETGLGTLEYAIEHLDVHLVMVMGHESCGAVAAALLSPEEIAQEPENLQGIIHKIAPSLQGLPRIRDKKARMREAVLNNVRHQVHALRQEPVIRAAEARGQIQVIGGYYEIGSGAVDFLLDEADLLP from the coding sequence ATGACCGATTCAACTGTTCCGCAGGCCACCGAGCTGTCCACCGCCCAGCTGGAACGGCGCATCCTGGATGCCATTCGCCGGGGTGCCAGCATGGCGGATATCGCGGCCCTGCGCCATCACACCGACATCCAGACCCCTGCTGGGGCCATTGAGGCCCTCAAGGATGGCAATGCCCGTTTCTTCAGTGGCAAGAGCGGACGCCCTGAGCTGGACGTCAACGAGCGCCGCGCGCAGATCATGGGTCAGACGCCCTACGCGGCCATCCTGGCCTGCAGCGACAGCCGCGTGCCTGTTGAGCTGGTCTTCGACGTGGGGCTGGGCGACCTGTTCGTGGTTCGCGTGGCGGGCAATGTGGTGGGCGAGACAGGACTGGGGACGCTGGAATACGCCATCGAGCACCTGGACGTCCATCTGGTGATGGTCATGGGTCACGAGTCCTGCGGCGCGGTAGCCGCCGCCCTGCTCTCGCCCGAGGAAATTGCCCAAGAGCCCGAAAATCTCCAGGGCATCATCCACAAGATCGCTCCCAGCCTGCAGGGCCTACCCCGCATCCGCGACAAGAAGGCCCGCATGCGCGAGGCGGTACTGAACAACGTGCGCCATCAGGTTCATGCCCTGCGCCAGGAACCGGTCATCCGGGCGGCCGAGGCCAGAGGCCAGATTCAGGTGATCGGCGGCTACTACGAGATCGGCAGCGGCGCGGTGGACTTCCTGTTAGACGAGGCAGACCTGCTGCCTTAA
- a CDS encoding MDR family MFS transporter, with protein MTPPTTAAASSSSNQAALDRARKLATVGLILGVFLNALESSVVASAMPSVIQDLRGQALYALPFAAYLLTSTVSSPLWGRGSDIVGRKKLYLAGMALFLLGSVLCGAAQNMGWLIGARALQGLGAGALLSIALTIVGELYTLEQRGRVQAFFSGVWGISGLVGPLLGGWLTETWSWRWTFFVSLPFGVAAFWMVARYLRQSGERREAKLDWGGAALFTAGSGMLIWGLELKQWWAVGAGILILAGALWVESRHSAPLLPMSSLNDRVPRVAFAGNLLAGAAYFGVIAYLPLYAQGVTGRGATAAGAILTPALVGWTLASILAAQLMRRIPLARISQLGFAVLVVVFAALTFTVHSPLWVTSVLGFVVGSGMGFSMLTLLLSAQGAAGKGELGAVTSGVLFARQMGGALGVTVMALLIGEAAIENGGAALAEGLRSAYFLALGLVAVAFVFTLTLRARSVVEQSTPTAP; from the coding sequence GTGACTCCGCCCACCACCGCTGCTGCTTCCTCCTCCTCGAACCAGGCCGCGCTGGACCGGGCCCGTAAGCTGGCCACGGTGGGATTGATCCTGGGCGTTTTTCTGAACGCGTTGGAATCCAGCGTGGTGGCCAGCGCCATGCCCAGCGTCATTCAGGACCTGCGCGGCCAGGCGTTGTACGCGCTGCCCTTCGCGGCGTACCTGCTGACCAGCACCGTCTCTAGCCCGTTGTGGGGCCGGGGCTCAGATATTGTGGGGCGAAAGAAACTGTATCTGGCGGGGATGGCCCTGTTCCTGCTGGGGAGCGTCCTGTGCGGCGCGGCGCAGAACATGGGCTGGTTGATCGGCGCGCGGGCTCTGCAGGGGCTGGGCGCGGGGGCGCTGCTGTCCATCGCACTGACCATTGTGGGTGAGTTGTACACCCTGGAACAGCGTGGGCGGGTGCAGGCCTTCTTCAGCGGCGTGTGGGGTATCAGCGGTCTGGTGGGGCCGCTGCTCGGCGGCTGGCTGACCGAGACGTGGTCCTGGCGCTGGACCTTTTTTGTATCGCTGCCGTTTGGTGTGGCCGCGTTCTGGATGGTGGCGCGTTACCTGCGCCAGTCGGGCGAGCGACGCGAGGCGAAACTGGACTGGGGCGGCGCAGCGCTGTTTACTGCTGGTAGCGGAATGCTGATCTGGGGACTGGAGTTAAAGCAGTGGTGGGCGGTGGGGGCCGGTATTCTGATTCTGGCGGGCGCGCTGTGGGTGGAAAGCCGTCACTCCGCGCCGTTGCTGCCCATGTCGTCCCTAAATGACCGTGTTCCACGCGTGGCTTTTGCGGGCAATCTGCTGGCGGGTGCAGCGTATTTCGGCGTGATTGCCTACTTACCCCTGTATGCCCAGGGGGTGACAGGCCGGGGCGCGACGGCAGCAGGCGCGATCCTGACGCCGGCGCTGGTGGGCTGGACTTTGGCGAGCATCCTGGCCGCGCAGCTCATGCGCCGCATTCCGCTGGCGCGCATCTCGCAACTGGGCTTTGCGGTTCTGGTAGTGGTCTTTGCCGCGCTGACGTTTACAGTCCATTCGCCGCTGTGGGTCACCTCTGTGCTGGGCTTCGTTGTCGGTAGCGGCATGGGCTTTTCTATGCTCACCCTGTTACTGTCTGCGCAGGGAGCGGCAGGCAAGGGAGAACTGGGTGCAGTGACAAGCGGTGTGCTGTTTGCCCGGCAGATGGGCGGCGCACTGGGAGTCACGGTCATGGCCCTGCTGATCGGGGAAGCGGCCATTGAAAACGGCGGCGCAGCGCTGGCTGAGGGCCTGCGGTCCGCGTATTTCTTGGCGCTAGGACTGGTGGCGGTAGCCTTTGTCTTCACCCTGACTTTGCGGGCACGGTCTGTGGTCGAACAGAGCACGCCCACTGCGCCATAG
- a CDS encoding Ig-like domain-containing protein, translating into MFNFSSVRRPVAIALALTSSVAMVACNGQQTPKPTGTITSVTVSVAPTSIAKGSTAQATAAVVVTNNAAKTVTWTSSAPAVATVDANGKVTGVSAGTADITATSTVDNTKKGSAKVTVTDTVTPPTLTTAKINFQTSAAATPAGYTANTGAAYTEDSMIGWVTEASAGTATPVPLNLTNNARTRVVDGTNVLAGADARQYTQIQMQCGTSTDGNTCVSPSVNTSGAFEYKVVNGKYNVTVGVGDADKRNLNSSHSINVEGVAAITNFVPMAGTQFKTATVTVTVNDGKMTIDAKGGKNTKLNYVDIIPAPAN; encoded by the coding sequence ATGTTTAACTTTTCCTCTGTCCGCCGTCCTGTTGCTATTGCCCTGGCCCTGACCTCTTCTGTCGCCATGGTGGCCTGTAATGGTCAGCAAACGCCCAAGCCCACGGGTACCATCACCAGTGTGACTGTGAGCGTGGCACCAACGAGCATTGCCAAGGGCAGCACTGCTCAGGCCACTGCCGCTGTCGTGGTGACCAACAACGCCGCGAAAACGGTCACGTGGACCAGCAGCGCCCCTGCGGTCGCGACTGTGGACGCCAACGGTAAAGTGACTGGCGTGTCCGCCGGTACGGCAGACATCACTGCCACCTCTACGGTTGATAACACCAAAAAGGGTAGCGCGAAGGTCACCGTGACTGACACGGTGACGCCCCCCACGCTGACCACTGCCAAGATCAATTTCCAGACGAGTGCAGCTGCGACACCTGCAGGCTACACGGCCAACACGGGCGCCGCTTACACTGAAGACAGCATGATTGGTTGGGTTACCGAGGCCAGCGCCGGAACTGCTACTCCCGTGCCTCTGAACCTGACCAACAACGCCCGCACCCGGGTTGTTGACGGGACCAATGTTCTGGCGGGTGCCGATGCTCGTCAGTACACCCAGATCCAGATGCAGTGTGGCACTTCTACCGATGGCAACACCTGCGTCTCCCCCTCGGTCAATACCTCGGGCGCGTTCGAATACAAGGTTGTCAACGGCAAGTACAACGTGACCGTGGGGGTGGGTGACGCTGACAAGCGCAACCTGAACAGCTCGCACTCCATCAATGTGGAAGGCGTGGCCGCCATCACCAACTTCGTCCCAATGGCCGGCACCCAGTTCAAGACGGCCACGGTGACGGTGACCGTTAATGACGGCAAAATGACCATTGACGCCAAGGGTGGCAAGAACACCAAGCTCAATTACGTTGACATCATCCCAGCTCCGGCAAACTAA
- a CDS encoding ABC-F family ATP-binding cassette domain-containing protein, whose product MLVAVQDAIKDYGPATVLSEVTFAVRGGDRIGLVGRNGAGKTTLLRLLTGQILPDGGSVRRAPGVRVRSLQQDPVFERNSTVDSVLNAAFHDLDALEAELAEAAQAMSAGTPESILRHEEILEHYVRRGGFERRSRKEAVTLAFGFRGRESTLAESLSGGERTRLGLAALLVENPDVLLLDEPTNHLDIVMVEWLENFLGRYPGAVLVISHDRTFLDRVTNETAHLRGGTLRTYPGNYSTFRAALDAELELQAARAAQDARQISSLQSSADRMKIWGLGMSKLARRAKAMQARVDRMQARATAAPPPEERSARITFHAPGSGDIVLDARHLTRRIPLEDGHTRTLFEDVNVQVRWGERIAIIGRNGAGKTTLLRTLLGQESSDDPRGRVLTGARVGVGYYDQALRGVSPDQTLYDVAREYVQKDPQAHDLLGTFMFPFDQHDKPARILSGGERARLALLKLAQEDRNLLVMDEPTNHLDMEMVEALEIALEDFDGTLLMVSHDRAFIEGLADRIWLIEDGHFHEYPGWEDYRAKHRSLAELEAEEERQAAHAEAKAAPKATAPRAKGLWHLKREVEAIEAEIARLETELENAQAALNSAPPDADFTALGQTAHDLELALERKMEEWSKKGEEIEQRED is encoded by the coding sequence GTGCTTGTTGCTGTGCAGGACGCCATCAAAGATTACGGTCCCGCCACCGTACTTTCAGAGGTCACTTTCGCCGTCAGGGGCGGCGACCGCATCGGTCTGGTGGGCCGCAATGGGGCGGGCAAGACCACCTTGCTGCGCCTGCTGACCGGCCAGATCCTCCCCGACGGGGGCAGTGTGCGCCGGGCGCCTGGGGTGCGCGTGCGCTCCTTACAACAGGACCCGGTCTTTGAAAGGAACTCGACGGTGGACAGCGTACTGAACGCAGCCTTCCACGATCTGGACGCGCTGGAAGCCGAGCTGGCCGAGGCCGCGCAGGCCATGAGCGCCGGAACGCCCGAGAGTATCCTGCGTCACGAGGAAATCCTGGAGCACTACGTCCGGCGTGGGGGCTTCGAGCGCCGCAGCCGTAAGGAGGCCGTCACGCTGGCGTTCGGCTTCCGGGGGCGCGAAAGCACGCTCGCCGAGAGCCTCAGCGGCGGCGAGCGCACCCGCCTGGGTTTGGCAGCGCTGCTGGTGGAAAACCCGGATGTGCTGCTGCTGGACGAGCCGACCAACCATCTGGACATTGTGATGGTGGAGTGGCTTGAGAACTTCCTGGGACGCTACCCCGGCGCGGTGCTGGTAATCAGCCATGACCGCACCTTTCTGGACCGCGTAACCAACGAGACCGCCCATCTGCGCGGCGGCACCCTACGGACGTATCCGGGCAACTACAGCACCTTCCGCGCTGCGCTGGACGCAGAACTGGAACTGCAGGCGGCGCGCGCCGCGCAGGACGCCCGCCAGATTTCCAGCCTGCAGAGCAGTGCGGACCGCATGAAAATCTGGGGCCTGGGCATGAGTAAGCTGGCCCGCCGCGCCAAGGCGATGCAGGCCCGGGTGGACCGCATGCAAGCCCGCGCCACTGCCGCCCCACCCCCGGAGGAGCGCAGCGCCCGCATCACCTTTCATGCCCCTGGTAGCGGCGACATCGTCCTGGATGCCCGTCACCTGACGCGGCGCATTCCCCTTGAGGACGGTCACACCCGCACCCTGTTCGAGGACGTGAACGTGCAGGTGCGCTGGGGCGAGCGCATCGCAATCATCGGGCGCAACGGGGCAGGCAAGACCACCCTGCTGCGGACGTTGCTGGGCCAGGAAAGCAGCGATGATCCCCGCGGACGCGTGCTGACTGGTGCCCGCGTGGGCGTGGGTTACTACGATCAGGCCCTGCGCGGCGTCTCCCCCGACCAGACCCTCTACGACGTGGCCCGCGAATACGTGCAGAAAGATCCCCAGGCCCACGATCTGCTGGGCACCTTCATGTTCCCCTTCGATCAGCACGACAAGCCTGCCCGTATCCTGTCCGGTGGCGAGCGGGCACGGCTGGCGCTGCTCAAGCTGGCGCAGGAGGACCGCAACCTGCTGGTGATGGACGAGCCGACCAACCACTTGGACATGGAAATGGTGGAGGCCCTGGAAATTGCCCTGGAGGACTTCGACGGCACACTGCTGATGGTCAGCCACGACCGCGCCTTTATCGAGGGTCTGGCGGACCGGATCTGGCTGATTGAGGACGGCCATTTCCACGAGTACCCTGGCTGGGAGGACTACCGGGCCAAGCACCGCAGCTTGGCCGAACTGGAAGCCGAGGAAGAAAGGCAGGCAGCACACGCTGAGGCTAAAGCGGCCCCAAAGGCCACGGCCCCGAGGGCCAAGGGTTTGTGGCACCTGAAGCGTGAAGTGGAAGCCATTGAGGCTGAGATCGCCCGCCTGGAAACCGAGCTGGAAAACGCACAGGCTGCCTTAAACAGCGCCCCCCCTGACGCCGATTTCACTGCGCTGGGCCAGACTGCCCACGATCTAGAGCTGGCGCTGGAACGCAAGATGGAGGAATGGAGTAAGAAGGGCGAGGAGATTGAGCAGAGAGAAGACTAA
- a CDS encoding FecR domain-containing protein yields the protein MVKTLPGVPAGQGQRTSGQAPAVLALWLCLGSLAGAQQTPPSLQAAQGRVEISGPGGIWQAQNAPAEITTRLRTGTGRAVLKEGRLGQVIVGSASELRRYRDEADLLSGRFYLRGPVSVHVAGRHLVMDGAGELRVDLGGTERRVAVIAGRLRIALRGQAMEVGTGQQVALDSGRLSVFRETDPWYAASFQGVGAATVEAVRGQVRLLERGNSRPAGLGDDLKPGAALNTGANAWAEIGFTGGGYLRLNAQSELSVVSIERTGAGREVLLKLQKGTAWNVVEKGQGGYRIDTPVISTAVRGTVFRLDANGLVKVFDGQVALPGQAAAPGRVEGLVTPGQQRGSGGQLAPLQLDALDRFNIAQDALRAQPLSLTLELAGRSLQELALSARSLPDAQVTLTVAGQTVPLTGENGTFRLERLKTSLPEGKYTVTVRAQRYGQTLTRRQILTVDRTPPQLSGLSVSRVGRILTLSGAVTDAAEPHVSLSLDIGGERYTRTVETRDGGHFSWSVPLPSSGAPASLTLRDSADNRSHVQLP from the coding sequence ATGGTGAAAACGCTTCCCGGTGTTCCTGCCGGTCAGGGCCAGAGGACGTCGGGGCAAGCCCCAGCTGTTCTAGCACTGTGGCTGTGTCTGGGAAGCCTGGCGGGTGCGCAGCAGACGCCACCCAGCTTGCAGGCCGCGCAGGGCCGGGTGGAGATCAGTGGTCCGGGCGGGATCTGGCAGGCCCAGAATGCTCCCGCTGAGATTACCACCCGGCTGCGGACAGGGACGGGACGCGCGGTCTTGAAAGAGGGACGCTTGGGACAGGTAATCGTCGGCAGTGCTTCCGAGTTGCGGCGCTACCGCGACGAGGCCGATCTGCTTTCAGGTCGGTTCTATCTGCGTGGGCCGGTGAGCGTGCATGTCGCCGGACGCCACCTAGTCATGGACGGTGCGGGAGAACTTCGCGTCGATCTGGGGGGCACCGAAAGGCGAGTGGCGGTGATCGCCGGACGCCTGCGGATCGCGCTAAGGGGACAGGCGATGGAGGTGGGTACGGGGCAGCAGGTCGCGCTGGACAGCGGCAGGCTCAGCGTCTTCAGGGAGACCGATCCGTGGTATGCCGCCTCGTTCCAGGGCGTGGGGGCGGCGACAGTAGAGGCCGTCCGGGGTCAGGTCAGGCTGCTGGAACGCGGAAACTCGCGGCCGGCAGGTCTGGGGGACGACCTGAAACCCGGCGCCGCGCTGAACACCGGAGCGAACGCCTGGGCCGAGATCGGGTTCACGGGTGGCGGTTACCTGCGGCTGAATGCCCAGAGCGAACTGAGCGTGGTCAGCATTGAGCGCACGGGCGCGGGCCGCGAGGTGCTGCTCAAATTGCAGAAGGGTACCGCCTGGAACGTGGTGGAAAAGGGTCAGGGCGGCTACCGCATCGACACGCCGGTGATCAGTACCGCTGTGCGCGGCACGGTCTTCCGGCTGGATGCGAACGGTCTGGTCAAAGTGTTCGACGGTCAGGTGGCACTGCCCGGTCAGGCGGCGGCGCCGGGGCGGGTCGAGGGGCTGGTCACGCCGGGTCAGCAGCGGGGTTCCGGCGGCCAACTCGCGCCGCTGCAACTGGATGCCCTGGACCGCTTCAACATCGCGCAGGACGCGTTGCGGGCGCAGCCGCTGAGCCTGACCCTGGAACTGGCGGGCCGCAGCCTGCAGGAATTAGCGCTCTCGGCCCGCAGCCTACCTGACGCGCAGGTCACGCTGACCGTGGCTGGCCAGACTGTCCCCTTAACTGGCGAGAACGGCACCTTCCGTCTGGAACGTCTGAAAACGTCACTTCCCGAGGGCAAATACACCGTAACCGTCCGCGCCCAGCGTTACGGGCAGACCCTGACGCGCCGGCAGATCCTCACAGTGGACCGCACACCTCCACAACTGAGCGGGCTGTCGGTGAGCCGTGTGGGCCGCATCCTGACCCTGAGCGGCGCAGTGACCGACGCGGCTGAGCCCCACGTCAGCCTGAGCCTTGACATTGGGGGCGAGCGGTACACCCGCACTGTAGAGACCCGTGATGGTGGCCATTTTTCCTGGTCCGTGCCGCTGCCGTCTTCCGGCGCCCCCGCCTCGCTCACCCTTCGGGACAGCGCCGACAACCGGAGTCATGTTCAGCTTCCCTGA
- a CDS encoding CHASE2 domain-containing protein has product MFSFPDATPGRPGLTRPLRRYTVPLAALLAVVLVWTMPTNALLWDALNRALPSPPDARVVVVGIDDATLRDYGRIGNWPRELYGQALNTLEQAGAAAIGIDVLLGDPARNDAALAAVFSRPNVVLATAPGEATTLRPDWRSPTGVSALNLSEDGIVRSFQTAYPAPDAPNGLAPSFARQLAVAAGRSVPLDTHSRILRYSAPDPQRLPVIPFRDVVNGTIRYGDIQNRVVVLGLTASGVPGPAVRDVTGQPVSGVELQARAVSSLLSPPFTSMPLWTIALVGVLAAVSAALAGGLWGFWIALLALALSVPYWLFNTLLPGVTLSMCAVLGSGLVMLERWWALRHSGVRDPLTGFGNRLAFTRAIEGRWQGRHNRPLGLLLVDLSGFRKVNATYGHAAGDELLRELAGRIMEHKRRGDLIFRWGPDEFAVLLYNMPPAELADLTRRVQLSLDAMSYRDLPLRASVGGASTGPEINSPTDLIEAASRSRYRIKYQREQWRE; this is encoded by the coding sequence ATGTTCAGCTTCCCTGACGCCACACCGGGCCGTCCGGGCCTGACCCGTCCCCTCCGGCGCTACACCGTGCCGCTGGCGGCGCTGCTGGCGGTGGTGCTGGTCTGGACGATGCCCACGAACGCTCTGCTGTGGGACGCCCTGAACCGTGCCCTGCCCAGTCCCCCCGACGCCCGGGTGGTGGTGGTGGGCATCGACGACGCGACGCTGCGCGATTATGGACGCATCGGCAACTGGCCGCGCGAACTGTACGGGCAGGCCCTGAATACCCTGGAACAGGCCGGGGCCGCCGCCATCGGCATTGATGTGTTGCTGGGTGACCCGGCGCGTAACGACGCCGCCCTGGCCGCAGTCTTCAGCCGCCCCAATGTGGTGCTGGCGACCGCGCCGGGTGAGGCCACGACCCTGCGTCCCGACTGGCGTTCGCCCACCGGTGTCAGCGCCCTTAACCTGAGTGAGGACGGGATCGTGCGCTCGTTCCAGACCGCCTACCCGGCCCCCGATGCGCCGAACGGGCTGGCCCCCAGCTTCGCGCGACAGCTGGCCGTGGCGGCGGGACGCAGCGTTCCGCTTGATACGCACTCGCGCATCCTGCGCTACAGCGCACCTGATCCGCAGCGCCTGCCCGTGATTCCCTTCCGGGACGTGGTGAACGGCACCATTCGCTACGGCGATATTCAGAACCGGGTGGTGGTGCTGGGCCTGACTGCCAGTGGCGTGCCCGGGCCAGCGGTGCGCGACGTGACCGGTCAACCCGTGTCTGGTGTGGAATTGCAGGCGCGGGCGGTCTCAAGCCTGCTCAGCCCACCGTTTACCTCGATGCCGCTTTGGACCATCGCGCTGGTCGGGGTACTGGCCGCTGTCTCCGCCGCGCTGGCCGGGGGGTTGTGGGGCTTCTGGATCGCGCTCCTGGCCCTGGCTCTGTCTGTGCCCTACTGGCTGTTCAACACGCTGTTGCCCGGCGTCACGCTGTCGATGTGCGCGGTACTGGGCAGCGGGCTGGTCATGCTGGAACGCTGGTGGGCACTTCGCCATTCCGGCGTACGCGACCCCCTCACGGGCTTCGGCAACCGCCTGGCCTTCACACGCGCCATCGAGGGGCGCTGGCAGGGTCGTCACAACCGCCCGCTGGGCCTACTGCTGGTGGACCTCAGTGGGTTTCGTAAGGTCAATGCGACGTATGGCCACGCCGCCGGGGACGAGTTGCTGCGCGAACTGGCCGGGCGCATCATGGAACACAAACGCCGCGGCGACCTGATCTTCCGCTGGGGGCCGGACGAATTCGCCGTGCTGCTCTACAACATGCCCCCGGCCGAACTGGCGGACCTGACCCGCCGGGTGCAGCTCTCGCTGGATGCCATGTCCTACCGTGACCTGCCCCTGCGGGCCAGCGTCGGCGGAGCCAGCACCGGCCCTGAAATCAACAGCCCCACCGACCTGATTGAGGCCGCCAGCCGCAGCCGTTACCGCATCAAGTACCAGCGCGAGCAGTGGCGGGAGTAA
- a CDS encoding GNAT family N-acetyltransferase: protein MEHTDPFSAPSLPDLHFREGSAADFPQLADFLSAAHPDAPRSVEDLERLEAGRTPGEPHRQLLALRGGEIVGLAETGVPRMDGHPGWLEVLIRTRPDEAGGELAATLLRLAEEHALTHGASVLVSHVHEDWWEHRFLRARGYAEHDRMWHSTLDLRTLDFARFAETEARVAAAGITIQPLSELGSFGEAQQRRLYALVAALLRDVPSTTPINVWPFEVWQRRAGVQLLPEGVFIAVAPDGEWVGISELHVPIPTRPGILHNGLTGVLPEWRGHGVALALKLAAARAALERGFTGSRTGNHSINRPMLAVNEQLGFVREGARITLRRDVGTEVVTPATARAGT from the coding sequence ATGGAACACACCGACCCCTTCTCCGCACCCAGCTTGCCAGACCTGCACTTCCGAGAGGGAAGCGCCGCCGATTTCCCCCAGCTGGCCGACTTTCTGAGTGCCGCCCACCCCGACGCGCCCAGATCGGTGGAGGATCTGGAGCGCCTGGAGGCCGGCCGGACACCCGGCGAACCGCACCGTCAGCTGTTGGCCCTGCGTGGCGGCGAGATCGTGGGCCTGGCTGAAACAGGCGTGCCGCGCATGGACGGGCATCCCGGCTGGCTGGAAGTCCTGATTCGCACCCGTCCGGACGAGGCGGGCGGTGAGCTGGCCGCAACGCTGCTGAGACTGGCAGAGGAACACGCTCTGACCCACGGCGCCAGCGTTCTTGTCTCGCATGTCCATGAGGACTGGTGGGAGCACCGCTTCTTGCGGGCACGCGGATACGCCGAGCATGACCGCATGTGGCACAGCACGCTGGATCTGCGGACACTGGACTTTGCCCGATTCGCCGAAACCGAGGCGCGGGTGGCAGCGGCGGGCATCACAATCCAGCCCCTCTCGGAGTTGGGGAGCTTCGGGGAGGCACAGCAGCGCCGCCTCTACGCCCTGGTGGCCGCCCTGCTGCGCGATGTGCCCAGCACCACTCCTATCAATGTGTGGCCCTTCGAGGTCTGGCAACGCCGCGCGGGCGTGCAGCTCTTGCCCGAGGGCGTTTTTATCGCCGTGGCCCCGGACGGCGAGTGGGTGGGAATAAGCGAATTGCATGTCCCCATCCCCACCCGTCCCGGCATCCTCCACAACGGCCTGACGGGCGTCCTGCCGGAATGGCGTGGGCACGGCGTTGCGTTAGCGCTCAAGCTGGCCGCCGCCCGCGCCGCGCTGGAACGGGGATTCACGGGCTCACGCACCGGGAACCACAGCATCAATCGGCCTATGCTGGCGGTGAATGAGCAGCTGGGATTCGTCCGCGAGGGCGCACGCATCACGCTCCGGCGCGACGTCGGTACAGAAGTCGTTACTCCCGCCACTGCTCGCGCTGGTACTTGA
- a CDS encoding B12-binding domain-containing radical SAM protein: MSYWRNTIKPLLDDETGTMFKHAPVRVTLAFPNRYSVGMASLGYQVIYRMFNNEEGVACERAFLPEDVEAFEKLGQPLPTVETGREAGDCELFAMSVSFELDLTNIIRMLDVAGLRPLREERDNTDAIVMIGGPLTSSNPYPLTPFADVIVIGDGEQIVPVVSDALREASSREDFYDLIDGMPGIFLPARHTHEPTWATAPKELLPAYSQIVTPHSELSNMFLVEAQRGCPRPCTFCLARTMYGPNRNNGGQELLDVIPDWAQKVGLVGAALSDFPHTKFVGRTLTERGVKLGVSSIRADTVDAELAEILKAGGLRTFTVASDAPSERLRRWLKKGITTEDLLKTAQISRDLGFSGLKVYMMIGLGPENDDDISELIAFTKELAGINRIALGISPFVPKRHTPHFADPFAGVGVIEARLKRIQKELRRTAELRNVSAKWAWVESVIARGGPEIGMAAYSIYRNESIGAWKKALDEVGWVDEFGENDASLITLPPGKYATRAVSAHAEGLAV; the protein is encoded by the coding sequence TTGAGTTACTGGCGCAATACGATTAAACCTTTGCTGGACGATGAAACGGGCACGATGTTCAAGCATGCCCCGGTGCGGGTCACGCTGGCCTTTCCCAATCGCTACAGCGTGGGCATGGCCTCGTTGGGGTATCAGGTCATCTACCGCATGTTCAACAACGAGGAAGGGGTGGCCTGCGAGCGGGCCTTCCTGCCCGAGGATGTGGAGGCCTTCGAGAAGCTGGGTCAGCCCCTCCCCACGGTGGAAACCGGGCGCGAGGCCGGGGACTGCGAGCTGTTCGCCATGAGCGTGTCCTTCGAGCTGGACCTGACCAATATCATCCGCATGCTCGATGTGGCGGGCCTGCGTCCGCTGCGCGAGGAGCGCGACAATACCGACGCCATCGTGATGATCGGCGGGCCGTTGACCTCCTCCAACCCGTATCCCCTGACCCCCTTCGCCGACGTGATCGTGATCGGCGACGGCGAACAAATTGTCCCGGTCGTTTCGGACGCGCTGCGCGAGGCCAGTTCCCGCGAGGACTTCTACGACCTGATCGACGGAATGCCCGGCATTTTTCTGCCCGCGCGGCACACGCACGAGCCGACGTGGGCCACCGCGCCCAAGGAACTCCTGCCGGCTTACAGCCAGATCGTTACGCCGCACAGCGAGCTGAGCAATATGTTCCTGGTGGAAGCCCAGCGCGGCTGTCCGCGCCCGTGCACCTTCTGTCTGGCACGCACCATGTACGGCCCCAACCGCAACAACGGCGGTCAGGAGCTGCTGGACGTGATTCCCGATTGGGCGCAGAAGGTGGGCCTGGTGGGCGCGGCCCTCTCGGACTTTCCGCACACCAAGTTTGTGGGGCGCACGCTGACCGAGCGCGGGGTCAAGCTGGGCGTGTCCAGCATCCGTGCCGACACGGTGGACGCCGAGCTGGCCGAGATTCTCAAGGCGGGTGGTCTGCGGACCTTCACGGTGGCGTCCGACGCCCCCAGCGAACGCCTGCGCCGCTGGCTCAAGAAAGGGATCACCACCGAGGACCTGCTGAAGACCGCGCAGATCAGCCGTGACCTGGGCTTCTCGGGTCTCAAGGTCTACATGATGATCGGACTGGGGCCGGAAAACGACGACGATATCAGTGAACTGATCGCATTCACCAAGGAGTTGGCGGGCATCAACCGGATCGCCCTGGGCATCTCGCCCTTCGTGCCCAAGCGTCACACGCCTCACTTTGCCGATCCCTTCGCAGGCGTGGGGGTGATCGAGGCGCGGCTCAAGCGGATTCAAAAGGAACTGCGCCGCACCGCTGAACTGCGAAACGTGTCGGCCAAGTGGGCTTGGGTGGAGAGCGTGATCGCGCGTGGGGGGCCTGAGATCGGGATGGCGGCATACTCGATCTACCGCAACGAGAGCATCGGCGCGTGGAAGAAGGCCCTGGACGAGGTGGGCTGGGTGGACGAGTTCGGCGAGAACGACGCCTCGCTGATCACCCTGCCTCCCGGCAAGTACGCCACCCGGGCGGTCAGCGCGCATGCCGAGGGGCTGGCCGTCTAG